A region from the Alnus glutinosa chromosome 5, dhAlnGlut1.1, whole genome shotgun sequence genome encodes:
- the LOC133869262 gene encoding uncharacterized protein LOC133869262: protein MFVGKEHDVLREPNDDINTWFQTWDKDSNAGIGVDAANDPDADSYDSEYFDSLDSGEEDSEGSTVKRKKRYYQWKKKRDWSQTVELSVELRFTNPKEFKEALQLFAVQNNFDYKYVHNEQKRVTAHCKSLCQWKIHASWTPCRKYFQIKTLHDEHNCGSDYYNKKATIRWAANRYVEIFRDQRSFKARALKEMIRRDYNVQMTILSCHRAKKMAIEILDCHTREYCNALRKWNPGSSAYIQRDGVFFQRMYVSLMACKEGFLAGCRPMICVDACFIKTKWGGQLHAAIGRDGNDDIYPIAFAVCETENKEIWTWFLVQLLEYIGLPREHMWSFMSDRQKGLIDALEDLMPGLKHRYCVRHLHANMKGKGWKGKEFKDALWGAARAPNEVQFKYYLSVIGGMDKKALEYIEGVDPKMWARHAFRTTSCSDILLNNVAESFNAWVLEARGQPILTCFETIRWQIMNRFSKKNAGAATTPNVICPKIVKKLERNKLEAKNYICRWSNQMQFEVDSAHESQRVVDLQGRTCGCGRWQLNESPMPPGFVLCLAQMSGLLMRVWNL from the exons ATGTTTGTAGGGAAGGAACATGATGTCCTACGGGAACCGAATGATGATATAAATACCTGGTTTCAGACTTGGGATAAAGATTCCAACGCGGGAATTGGAGTCGATGCAGCAAATGACCCGGACGCGGATTCATATGACAGTGAGTACTTTGACAGTCTAGACAGTGGTGAAGAAGACAGTGAAGGGTCAACTGTAAAGCGTAAGAAAAGGTATTACCAGTGGAAGAAAAAGCGAGACTGGAGTCAGACAGTGGAGTTAAGTGTAGAGTTGAGGTTTACTAACCCGAAAGAATTTAAAGAAGCATTGCAACTATTCGCAGTGCAAAATAACTTTGATTACAAGTATGTGCATAACGAGCAAAAACGGGTAACCGCCCACTGCAAATCGTTATGTCAATGGAAAATACATGCCTCCTGGACGCCATGTAGAAAGTATTTTCAGATCAAGACTCTCCATGATGAGCATAACTGTGGCAGTGATTACTACAACAAGAAGGCAACTATCAGGTGGGCTGCAAATCGATATGTAGAGATTTTTCGAGACCAAAGAAGCTTTAAGGCTAGGGCGTTGAAGGAAATGATACGCCGAGATTACAACGTGCAGATGACAATATTGAGTTGCCATCGTGCAAAGAAGATGGCAATCGAAATCCTCGATTGTCACACCCGAGAGTATTGCAATGCATTGCGGAAGTGGAATCCCGGTAGCTCGGCTTACATCCAAAGGGACGGAGTGTTCTTCCAAAGGATGTATGTTTCTTTGATGGCATGTAAAGAAGGATTCTTGGCAGGATGTAGGCCGATGATATGTGTTGATGCATGTTTCATTAAGACGAAATGGGGTGGGCAGTTGCATGCCGCAATCGGCCGTGACGGTAATGATGACATATATCCTATTGCATTTGCGGTATGCGAGACCGAGAACAAGGAGATATGGACATGGTTCTTGGTCCAACTGTTGGAGTATATTGGGCTTCCGCGGGAGCATATGTGGTCGTTCATGTCGGACCGACAGAAG GGACTAATCGATGCTCTGGAGGATCTAATGCCCGGCCTCAAGCATCGTTATTGTGTTAGGCACCTGCATGCAAACATGAAGGGGAAGGGATGGAAGGGGAAGGAGTTCAAGGACGCGTTATGGGGTGCAGCTAGGGCACCCAATGAAGTCCAATTTAAGTACTACCTCTCTGTCATTGGAGGTATGGACAAAAAAGCTCTCGAGTACATTGAGGGGGTTGACCCAAAAATGTGGGCAAGGCACGCATTTCGAACCACCAGCTGCAGCGACATCTTGCTAAATAATGTCGCCGAGAGCTTCAATGCTTGGGTGTTGGAAGCAAGAGGCCAGCCGATACTAACTTGTTTCGAGACTATACGGTGGCAGATTATGAACCGGTTCAGTAAGAAAAATGCTGGGGCAGCAACGACACCGAATGTAATTTGTCCAAAGATTGTGAAGAAGTTGGAGAGAAACAAGTTAGAGGCGAAGAACTATATTTGCCGGTGGAGCAATCAGATGCAGTTTGAGGTCGATAGTGCCCATGAGTCTCAGCGGGTGGTGGATCTTCAAGGAAGAACATGTGGCTGTGGGAGGTGGCAACTTAATG AAAGTCCTATGCCTCCGGGATTTGTCCTATGCCTGGCCCAGATGAGTGGCCTGTTGATGAGGGTGTGGAACCTATAA